The sequence below is a genomic window from Ipomoea triloba cultivar NCNSP0323 chromosome 10, ASM357664v1.
TGTAATAAAGGGAGAgaagtgtttggttgcattgtGGGGACGGATGAAAATTTTGATGCTTCCCTAGCTGATGCATCAGAACAAAAATTTATTCTGCAGTATAACATGCAAAACTAGGAATGAGATTTGCAGTATCGTCCATCAAAGCTAAAAGCTTAAGCCAATTGATTAGGAAGTGCAAACCACATAACTTTTACAGCAAAGACAACATCACATCCAAATTAAATCGTGAACTGAAGTTTGGTGGGGGCTGCGCGAACGCAAGCCCCCTCTTCCACAAATTATGACATAGGCTCTCCCGTTTAGGGAGACCTTAAACTAGCACCCCTCCAATAGTGCAATGGAGGTCACTAGTCTAGGCCATGGCTCTTCTTGATCAGCCATTAACCCTGTCCAGGTAAGTATGTTTTAATTGTTATAACTTATCTATTTGTAATACTTTCCAACCTTTCCTGTTTTATGAACTTTCAATGTGGGACAGCAACCTTAAATCATCTATATGACTATCTATGTAACTCCAACAAAAACGTAACCATCAGTTTAAGCCCAAATCTCAAACGCATATATAGATGGATAGGCAATACGTATGTAAGCAAAGGAATAAAAAGATATTGAACTTGGATTTGGTTAGGCTTAGGCACCTGCAATTCTGCAAATAGCTACCAGTCTACCACAAATTATGACATCAATAAATCCTCATCCGGTTCCTCTTCATCAGTATTCCTAAAGGCATTGCATAGGAATCCAAAACTGCTATTTCTCTAGAATTTGCTTCAGAGCTAGCCATGGATCAACTGCAGTTGACCCTGCGCCTCAAGGATTGCCATAGTATATTTTCTTTTAGAAATGATATTCTTCAATTGTAGTTCTATTTGTCTGGTTCATTTGTGATCAAATGTCTTATTTCCACTCCTATTGTAAGTCTAGAATATTCATGTTTTTGCACAAATATTGCATATTAGGATTTTTAGGTATttgttatgtgtttttttaGCTACTGAATAACAAGAGATATTTGTGATGTTATATTGTTGTTGTAGGCTTTTTAGTTAAGATCTCAGTTTTTGGCTCAATAACCCTTGAATCaagcttataaataaattaataaatgaatttgTTTAGTGCTCTTATTAAGATTTGTGGTACTCATATGTGATGCATATAtggcaaaactgagtctttgaATAGATACCACTCATATGTGTTTGTCCTTTGCTTTGCCTTGAATAGATACCACTCAATATGCTCCTGTTAATTATAAGAGCCTAGAGAAGAACAGGATGCTGCTAGATATGCAATGTAAAGTACACTAAGCTAAGAATCGTTACTAATGAAGATCTGGTATGCAGGCCCATGTTAAGTACACCAATAAATAAAAGGAGAGAAGTGGTTGGTCAAGTTTGGAGTTTGGACTGCATGACAGAGTAATGTTTCTAGATTCACTCAATCATATACTACTAAGCTGATCAGAATCAgaacaaaaatttattattcCACAGTAGAACATGCAAAACTGGGAATGAGATTTGCAGTATCATCCACCAAAGCTAAAGGCTGAAGCCAATTTATGTGCAAATGCTAACCACTTTAACTTTTAGACCAAAGCCAACATCACCTCACATCCAAATTAAAACTTGAACTCAAACTTGGTGGGGGCTGCGCGAACGCAAGCCCCCTCTGCCACAAATTATGACATAGGCTCTCCCATTTAGGGAGACCTTAGGCTAGCACCCCTCCAATAGTGCAATGGAGGTCACTAGTCTAGGCCATGGCTCTTCTTGATCAGCCATTGACCCTGTCCAGGTAAGTATGTTTCAAGATGTTATAACTTATCTATTTGTAATACTTTCCTACCTTTCCTGTTTTATGAACTTTCAATGTGGGACAGCAACCTTAAATCATCTATACATGTAACTCCAACAAAAACGTAACCATCAGTTTTAGCCCAAATCTCAAACACATATAGATGGACAGACAATACGTATGTAAGCAAAggaataaaaagaaattgaactTGGATTTGGTTAGGCTTAGGCACCTGCAGTTCTGCAAATAGCTACCAGTCTACCACAAATTATGACATCAACACTTCTTCCACTACTTGAGTAGACTAATCCtcttgacactttttccaagagttacaagattgcCACTTCAGAAGCAAAATGGTAGGACACTTTGAACATAACTCTCAATGATAGAGCAGTAAGGTGCACAGATGGCAATTCTTGTTTAGAATTACAGAATATATTTTGTCAGGGCCAATATTAGTACGTACTTACACTTATACCTCCATTTTCGATTTCTTATTCAAAGCTAAAGTTGAAGATATCTGTTATTTTGGTGAAGACTCAGATATCTCATCTTCAATAACTGCTCTGCAATTCCAACTAAATCCTCGTCTGATTCCTCTTCATCAATATTCCTGAAGGCACCCACCTTTTCTCCAGTGCCACTTCCTTTTGCATCAGAACCAGACTTAATCAGTAGAGTAGTCCTCTCTTTCACTTTGGCATTAACATCATCACCTTCCTTGGCTTTTGCCTTACCATTTTTACTCACAGGAAGCAACCCAGCCATATCGCTCAGTTTATCAACAAACTCTTCAAATAAGTTGGCAAAAGTTTTAGGGTCAGCGGACTCGGAAGCCACCATTGATTCGTCAACAAAGGTATCCACTGCTACTGTCTCATCAGATGAATATGCAGATTGCAAATTCTCATCAGATGAATATGTAGATTGCAAATTAAAGATATACTGATCACCAGTAATGGCCTCAGCATACCCTGTATATGCTTCTGCAATTAAAACAACAACGATTCAAGTGACTAATGGAATTAATTAAACTGAAATTAATCTATCATTTCAACAAGATTTTGGAAAGTACTGAACAATGGAAGATCATTAGGTGTGGATCAAACACACGCATTCACAACTCGAACTTGAATCCATCGCAGCCTACAAAAGATGAATTCCCACAACAACACATACCTAGCTACCAACTGTATTATACGCTAAACCTAAACACCGatgatataaaattaaattgcatCCGCTCACAGAAACTTTTAAGAAATTGAATACATTCGGATCGGAATATATAAGCATAAACACAGTCGAATTATACACAGCGGCGAACTAATAAATTGCATGTGTATTCAATTCGCGGATTCAATCGTATACACTACAGATAACTAGAAAAGGATCGGAGATATACCTATGGTTGCCGCACATTCGCGAAGTGCTTGTTTCTGTCGTTCGGGATCTCCGTACATTTCAACCAGATAGTCCATCATAGTTTGAATCTCATCAAGTCGATGCCGACGATCTTCATCATCTCCGTATCTGGCGAAGCTTCTCTCGTTCGGGAAttccttcttgttcttcttgctcttcttgttcttcttgctCTTCTTGCTCTTCAAGCCCGCCATTTGTCACCTCTGAGAAACAGCAAAAAAGTTATAATAGAAGGAACACTTTAAACAAGAACCAATGAAATTCAAAGCTACAAGTTATTGAATTGGCGAGATGAAATCACATACAGTGAATTTTGAAGTGTATTGCTTGAAGAAGAACTGCAGTTTGTGAGGAAGAGCATAGACGTCCTTTCTTAAAGAGGTTTTATTAGGGAAAAAGAAATGGCGCTAAAAAGCGGCTAAATAAATATCGGCCGCCATAACCGCATAAATAACTAAGCAAAAGTCAATTGCAGCGTGGAGCGCTAATTTGACCTTGCGTTGACTATAGAAATATTGCCATAGTGTATTTTCTTTAAGAAATGAGAttattgtttttcaaaaaaaaagaaaaaaaaaaagaaatgagatTCTTTGATTGTAGTTTTATTTGTCTAGTTCATTTGTGATAAAATTCCTGATTTTAATTCTTATGGTAAGTCTAGAATATTTATGTTTTTGCACCAGCATTGCAGATTAGGATTTTTAGGtatttattgtgttttttttagttagtGAATAATAACATACAAGAGATAATTGTGTTGTTATATTGTTGTTTTAGGCTTTTTATTTTTGGCCAGCTTCCTGTCCATAACCATTGAATCAAGcttataaataagtaaataaattttttagcTCAATTTCTAATTCTTCAATTATGGTATTGGTTCTCAAGAATATCACActttagcattattattatattaatttatgagTTGATGCATATATGGAAAAAACTGAATCTTAGttgtacctttaaaaaaaaaataatgttcttGATTTCATGTGTTTTTCCTTTACTTTGCCTTGAATAGATGTTACTCAATATGCTGATGTTAGTTATAATTAAAAGCCTCCTTCAACAATATGCACAAAAAGCACACTTCTTTCCTCCATGAGTTTTACATAATAGATTTAGACATGCATTAATTTTCTTACtcaattagagttaatttccaTTCACTTAAACGAACCAATATTAATAGAGTGAGAGTGAGTTGattcttaagaaggaaaaatgcttcATAACGGAGAAGTAGAACACCCAATGAGTATTGTCTTTGCTTGAACTAACATGCATGAATGGAATAAgcatagctttttttttttgggtgtttctCTGTTCATTTAACGATCCAGGTATACCGACATTTGCTCCGCGAGGCACAGGTCCcggaattcttccccacaaagcaccttaagtacatagaccacacaccttaagctaagaacacaaaccatgcacctaaattttttaaatagggCACCTTCAatacacaaactacgcaccttaagcacccaaacaaagcactttaagaacacaaaccatgcacctaaagttttaaaatgtcgcaccttaagtacacaaactacacaccttaagaaggaaaatcacgcacctaaaactttaggttgacgcactttaagtttcaacactgacacaccttaagtacataaatcacataccttaagaaggaaaatcacgcacttaaaactttaggttgacgcactttaagtttcaacactgataagtacacaaaccacacaccttaagaaggaaaactatgtatcttaagaaggaaaatcacgcacctaaagcgaCCGTACAACTGCACCGGAGAAGGCCAACCACACAGGAacctgtttatatatatatatatatagagagagagagtgagtaAATAGCTTATAATTTAATCCAACTTGagtatagatttttattttaaataaattaaaatctacAGCGAGATATGactttaaataacaaaataaaactcaTGGCCATTCATAAGCTATGATGCATGGCAAATCAATCTCAAGAGTAAGTATTCTTGTATATCGTACACGTTTTTCTTTGGAAACTCCTAAAAGCGTTATATAGCAACGTATTATAACAATGATTTAAAAACGTACCTCAAAGGGTCGCTTTGGCCGAGTGGTTAAGGCGTGTGCCTGCTAAGTACATGGGGTTTCCCCGCGAGAGTTCGAATTTCTCAGGCGATGATATTCAGTTTATAACTTCGAAATAGaatgtttttgtttaaaaaacgaaaatgtattttaacttttaagcaTGCACTTCCTTGTGATTTGATTCATATTTATTTGGCCACGTCAATTAGAAActaaaataattgagaaattaaaatacactaCTTTCTATTAAGAGAAAATAGcgcttttggtccctcaattattttacttttagaaATTAGTCTCTGtcaattaatttaaacaaatctaatcctttaattgttcataattagaatttttttaataatttatttttcatgagTTATAATTGTCAAATCCTTTCAGTCTTTCACCCATTTaactttcttctccttcttctttgcGCAGTAATATTTTTCATACGCTGATATTTGCTTCTAATTGCATCAACGATGGTCTCGTAGCGCCTCCCTCTCTCCTTGCGGCGGCGGAAATAGCAGTAGCAGCAACTGGGTCTCCTTCGACGTGAATAGAGCACCGGCGTCCGAATCTGGGCGTGGGAGTTCGGCAAGCTCCGTGTTGCCGATCGAGAAGGAAGACGGTGGGAGGTGAGAGTGAAGGAGCTAAGAGGCTGCTGACAAGGAACATTCTTCACCTATAAATTTTCAGCTCCAAATTTTGTCTTCTTCGCAGTATAGCCTTTAACAACAACTGGCCGGATTCTCAGATAGACTTTGAGACTCTCAGAAACCGGTTCTTCAGCTGATACTGAATCAGCCTCTGGATTTGCTTTAACGTCAATGGACAGAATCTCCTCAATTGGAAAAGAAGAGATATCATTTTTCTTCGCTAGAGTTGGTTTCGAAAAagacatattatatatatatatatatattattagaaaaattctaattatataacATGAGGGACAAAATGTGGCACATTATGAACAATTAAAGGATTACATTTGTTCAAATTAATTGAGAGGGGCTAAATttctaaaagtaaaacaattgagGGGCCAAAAGCGCCATTTTCCCTTCTATTAATTAACACAAAAAACATAGCTtggataatttttttcaataaaccACACTTGAAATTGCAATTGCAATTGAACAAGGGGATGATTCTGATTAATATATAAGATCTAATAGTAGAGCATATCTATGTTCACAAAGTTCATTAACAACTATAAAAGTAACTCATTATATCCTTTTCATTTGATCTGTAATCATCCATAATGTTATCTTGATCTCATTAAAGTTCATATGAGAAAGATCTCCTGACAGGAACATGTTAACATTGTTTTTCAACAAGATCCAACTGCAACCTAGACTCTTCTTtatccttttcaattttttagcCAATCTTACTTGTTCCTCATCCTCCTTCCCCAGAAAAGAGTAAATGTCTGACAAGAGAATTCCATGAAATTATATCCTTATGTATCATTGCATCAAATGTACTTCTAGCTGCATTTATATAACCAAATCTAGAATACATGGTTATGATGGAATTACCTAAGAAAACATCACATTCATGTCCTAAACATAGGACCAATCCATGAATTTGACAACCTAGTTGAGAATAAAAAcgttcataaaatttaattacaaataaattatttgaaaatgtaataacaatattaataatttgatttacgttattaatattataaaaactaTATTAATCAAGATTAAATTAAATGACTAATCCCTGGATCAATATAAATTaacatgtaattaattaaactatGACCAATGACCTAAGCTTAATTTCGACTAGTAAACAttctatttataatttatatatcgGATCATCATGCTTGGCTATAACGGATGATGCTTTAAGAAGCCACTACTTAGACCGTCAACTATAATTTAACGTGTGATTAATCGTAATTTATCACAAATGTTGACCATGCCATTAACTACTCACTTGAATTGATGCCAATATGGATTAGATGGACTCCACAATGGATGGATCATTTAAAACTAACTATtgttaatgtattatatatgttgttctTGTATTGGTTTTAGTCAAATCTAAGTATGTGAATAAggattttattcttttatttgagTTGTTGGTAAATTGCATTTATaagaaattgagaattgaaatTTGCGCTTGGAAGGAAAAAGCACGATACTATTCATAAATGATAAGAGAATCATCAAACTGATGAGATCTTTacaaattttctttaaatatataatgctaagcttaatattataaaaaataaaattcaaaataacttcagtctctcattaaccgaaccagacacaatGGGAATGAGTGAGTACAAATTAGCTGGATGGATCCCAGGCATCTATACTCTGAAGAATCAACTTAATTACAATGAAGTCATTTTGTTACTCAATACACTTCAACCTCAAGGCCAAGCCTCTTTAACAAGAGATTCATTACCCAAAACATGTATGTGAACAAAGATGATGGTTGTGTAAATATTAGTAAGAGAGAATTCTCCCAAGAAGTTTTCCAGACACTGCAAAAATAAGCAATGCAGAGTAGTGAcaagtattatatgttgatgctTTCTTTTTacatgtgcattttttttttatcacaagATAGCTTTTCTATGGTGCTTTCTTGAGCAAAATATTTCAGAATTTATAAATGTTTCTTTATATTCGTCTATCACGATTCACGGCCCAAATCTAAAATGCAACACCCACGGCCATGCTATAACATCACAAACAATCATAACAAGACTCAAAGTTAGTAAATTACCACGGTTAACAGAAGAACGACAAGGTTCCTCATTTTCCTTCAGCAGCCATCTTCTTGCGTATCTCAAAAGCAGTATTGAATATCCCAAGGGTAGGCTGGTTGCACACGAAGCACTTCTTATTTTTTGCATGATGCTgagaaacacaaaaataaagatggattaattattttaaacttaaaatgaGTAATTCTTAATGAAAATAGTAGACAGGAGGGACAAACCAAGTAAGTCACCACGCTGTTATGTTGAAAGACAATATATAGCCTTACATTGGGGGTTAAATTGCTCTACCCTCGTTCAAATCCCATTAAATATATACGCTGAAAAATATAAAGGGCTTACCTTTAATGCACAATGCTCACAGAAGTAGTGCTTGCACTTTGTCACAACGGGGTCGACAAAAGGTTGCCTACAGATGAAACATGCAAAGGGTATcgcatcatcttcatcatcatcactctGCTCTGCACTTTCATCATCATCGAGCATTCCCATTTCCATTCTTCTCTTCTTGGCTTTCTCTGCTTCATCCCACTCCTTTTCCAGCTGCCATCCCGACTTATAATCCCCTCGATCATGCATAAACTTGCATGAGTCTCCATAGCCACAATATCCAGTTTCTTTGTAGTCCTTACAGACATCTGGCTGATAGTCAAACCTGGCAGAAACTCTAATGTGAGCAGAAGCTCTAAGAGGACCATGTGATCCACCAGCTTTCTCGCTGGAAATTGTGTGCTCTCTCCGGAAACCTGCCTTGTAGTCCGTATATCCATGTATCCCCTTATACAATTTCTCATCCCCAGTGTTCTCATTTTTCCCTTTCAAGGCCTCTTCTGCTTGCTTGAGAACTCGCTCCCTAATTGCCCGGGCATCTTTTGAGAAC
It includes:
- the LOC116033036 gene encoding uncharacterized protein LOC116033036, with protein sequence MAGLKSKKSKKNKKSKKNKKEFPNERSFARYGDDEDRRHRLDEIQTMMDYLVEMYGDPERQKQALRECAATIEAYTGYAEAITGDQYIFNLQSTYSSDENLQSAYSSDETVAVDTFVDESMVASESADPKTFANLFEEFVDKLSDMAGLLPVSKNGKAKAKEGDDVNAKVKERTTLLIKSGSDAKGSGTGEKVGAFRNIDEEESDEDLVGIAEQLLKMRYLSLHQNNRYLQL
- the LOC116032414 gene encoding zinc finger CCCH domain-containing protein 1-like codes for the protein MAEGPEKANSDDPQQTVCSFFRKPSKAKNIRKRTAIEEGENEDGDSKDETSVVFNKKKPAVADNKLHFSTGPSKREITSESDAGSKKSLFQFESSREIQVQNDNKATATLETETEFSKDARAIRERVLKQAEEALKGKNENTGDEKLYKGIHGYTDYKAGFRREHTISSEKAGGSHGPLRASAHIRVSARFDYQPDVCKDYKETGYCGYGDSCKFMHDRGDYKSGWQLEKEWDEAEKAKKRRMEMGMLDDDESAEQSDDDEDDAIPFACFICRQPFVDPVVTKCKHYFCEHCALKHHAKNKKCFVCNQPTLGIFNTAFEIRKKMAAEGK